The nucleotide sequence CCAAGGCTTCTGGGGTTAAAATCTCCCCGTATTCCGGTGTCACTTCACCGATCACTTCGACCCCTTGCGGCCACTCAGCCATCCTTTCTCCTCCCTTCGAATCCCCTTTTGTGGATCCCGGGGACTCCTCAATCAGTAAAATCATTTGTCAGAACTGCTCCGTGATACAGTTTTTACTACGCATTGTTCTGTAATACGGAACACTGTTCTATTTATATTCATCATACCATGAAGGCGAGGGGGCGTAAACATTTTGACACGGGAAATCGGCCGACAGGCGTTCTGGAAGTGCGGGGAAGTGGTATAGTGAAAGACAAGCGGGCCAGTGGAAAGGAGCAGACGATCATGTCTCAGGGGAAACGCGCGTTAAACTTTAATGCTGGGCCGGCCGCCCTTCCGTTGGAGGTTTTGGAGCAGGCCCGGGAGGAGTTCGTCGACTTCGGGGGCACGGGGATGTCCGTCATGGAGATGAGCCACCGCAGCAAAACTTACGAGGCGATCCACAACGAAACGGCCGCCCTCGTTCGGGAGCTGCTCGGGGTGCCGGAGGGGTACGACGTATTGTTCCTCCAGGGCGGAGCCAGTTTGCAGTTTGCCATGGTCCCTATGAACTTTCTCCCGAAGGGCAAAGCGGCGGGCTATGTCTTGACCGGCAGCTGGTCCGAAAAGGCTTTGAAAGAGGCTCAGCGACTCGGAGAGACTTTTGTGGCGGCCAGCACCAAAGACGGCCATTATCGGCGCATTCCGGGGGCGGAGGAGATTTCCTTCGGCAGGGACAGCGCCTATCTGCATGTGACGTCTAACAACACGATCTTCGGAACCCAGTGGACCCGTTTTCCGGACACCGGTTCGGTGCCTCTCGTGGCCGATATGTCCAGCGATATCCTGTCCAGAAAGATCGATGTTCGCCAGTTTGCGCTGATTTACGCCGGAGCTCAGAAAAATCTGGGCCCCTCCGGGGTGACCCTGGTGGTTGTGCGGCAAGACATGGTGGAGAGAGCGCCGGAAGATCTGCCGACGATGCTCCAGTACCGGATCCACGCAAAAAACAATTCGCTGTACAATACTCCGCCGACCTTCGGGATTTACATGATGGGCCTGGTGTTGAAGTGGGTCAAAGGACAAGGCGGGGTGGAGGCGGTGGAGCGCCGAAACCGCGAAAAGGCGGGGCTGATCTACAAGGTGATCGATGACAATCCCGATTTCTACCTGGGCCACGCGGAACCGACAAGCCGGTCGCTGATGAATGTCACCTTCCGCTTACCCACGCCGGAACTCGAGAAGGAATTCCTGGATGGTGCAAAGGCGGAGGGTTTTGTCGGGTTAAATGGTCACCGGTCGGTGGGCGGATGCCGAGCTTCTCTGTACAATGCGGTACCCGTAGAGCATTGCGCCGCATTGCGGGATTATATGGTGGAGTTTCGGAAAAAGCACGCCTGATCCTCAGTGGGCCGGTCGGATGACCAGGGGTTCCGTCTCCCGGAATGCGGGCGGGGACATTTCAGCGCCCCGCCCGCATGCTGGGTATACAGGTTAAGGGCGCTCAAGAGTTCTGTTTGGCCTTGAGTTGCTCGGCCAGTTGAACGAAAAAGTTTACCGCATCGGGATTGGCGGTAGAATCCAGGTTGACCGCCTTGTGAACCGGCGTGCCCAGCAGGATTTTCTTGATCGGGACCTCCAGTTTCTTTCCGTTTAAAGTCCTGGGCACTTCCCGAATTTGATAAATCTCATCCGGAACGTGGCGGGGCGAGAGATTCTTTCGGATTTGGTCTCGAATCTTCTTCTTAAGCCCGTCGTCCAACTCGACCCCCTCTTGAAGGACGACAAACAACGGCATAAAGGAAGCTCCTTCCATGCCTTCGAGATCGATAACCAAACTGTCCATGACCTCGGGTAAGCTTTCGACTGTCCGATAGATTTCACTCGTGCCCATCCGAACGCCCAGGCGGTTGATGGTGGAGTCGGATCGGCCGTAGATGATCGCCGTGCCCCGGGGAGTGATCTTGATCCAGTCTCCGTGGCGCCATACACCTGGATACATGTCGAAATAGCTGTCCCGGTACCGGGCGTTGTCCGGATCATTCCAGAAATAGAGGGGCATAGAAGGCATCGGTTCCGTGATGACCAATTCGCCGACCTCATCGATCACCGGACGGCCGTCGGGGTCGAAGGCTTCGACCTTTACGCCCAGGCTGCGGCATTGAATCTCCCCGGAGTAGACCGGAAGAATTGGACAACCTGTGACAAAGGAGGAACAGACGTCCGTACCTCCACTGGTCGAGGCGAGCCACAGATCTTTCTTGACATGCTCATAGACCCACTCAAAACCTTCGGGCGGAAGCGGCGAACCCGTGGAACCTATGCTTACGAGGCGCGATAAATCGTAGTCCCGGCCTGGCTCGACTCCCGCTTTCATGCAGGAAGTCAGGTATCCAGCGCTGGTTCCAAAAACGGTCATGCCAGTCTTCTCGGCGAACTCCCATAGGACGTTGAGGTCTGGATATCCGGGACTGCCGTCGTACAGCAGGATGGTGGATCCCGCCAGGAGGCCGCTCACCACGACGTTCCACATCATCCAGCCGGTGGTGGTGAACCAGAAAAACCGATCGTCCGGAGTGAGGTTGAGGTGTAAACCGATCGATTTCAGATGTTCGAGCAGAATGCCCCCATGCCCTTGGACGATCGCTTTCGGCAGCCCGGTGGTGCCGGAGGAATACAAGACCCATAGCGGATGATCAAAGGGGACTTGCTCGAACTGGAGCGTGCTGCTTTGTCCCAGAATGTCTTGCCAGAGAAGGGCGTTGGAAAGTTCCTCGATGCCCTTTTCCGGGTTCAGATAAGGAACCAGGACGGTATGTGACAAAGTGGGGAGTGCCCGCTGCAACTCCTGGATCACGGGTCGACGGTCGAAAGCCTTGCCGTTGTACGGATATCCATCGATGGCAAACAGCACCTTCGGTTCAATCTGCCGGAATCGATCGATCACGCTGACACTTCCGAAATCTGGCGAACAACTCGACCAAACCGCTCCGATACTGGCCGAGGCGAGCATGGCAATCACGGCCTCGGGCATATTGGGCAAGTAGGCGACCACTCGATCCCCGCGCTGTACCCCCATATTCCGCAGGGCGGCAGCCACCGAAGCGACACGTTCCTTCAACTGTTTCCAGGAGACCGACTCAAAAGGCCGGACTTCGGATTGAAAGAGGATGGCCGGCCGTTCGCTCGACTCGTGGCGCAAAGCATGTTCAGCGTAGTTGAGCTCGGCGCCGGGGAACCACCGGGCGCCGGGCATGGAACGGGATGCCAAAACCCGGGTATAGGGCTTAGAGGCCTTGATATCAAAAAAGTCCCAAATCGAAGTCCAGAAAGCGTCCAAGTCGGACACCGACCACCTCCAAAGTTCCTCATAAGAATGAAAAGTCAAACCTCGTGTTTCTTTCAACCATTGCATATAACGATATAAATTCGTATTGTGTTTGAAGACTTCGGACCCTTCCCACAGCGGGGAACCCTCTGGAATGTTGGCCACGTTTCACACCTGCCTTTGTTGTCAATCGAAGATGAGAGGCGCTCGCGGATGAATTTATTGTACCGTGTTCAAAGAGAGAAGGGAAGGCGGTTCCGATCGGGCGCGTACTGGTCTTCGATTTTTGGTCGAGATTGTGCGTGAAACAGTATTGTCTACTCTCAATCTGTTATAGTACAATGGCAAAAAGGCCACGGGAAAGGGGCAGGGGTACATGACCACAGGATTTCAGCTGGTGCACAAGTGGATCGAGCGAAACCGGGGGCTTGGAAAAACGGATGAAGAGATGATGAAGGTTCAATTCGTGTACGAGGGCACCCTTTACCGGTTGAGAAAAACGGACAACGGGGAGATTGCGGTTGATGCAGAACCCGGTACGGTGATCATCTTTCGGGATGAACGAGAACTGGAGGACGAATTGACCTGTCGAATCTGTGGGGCTCGCTATACCAACAAGATCGACACGATTCGCTGCTGTATGAACGGGGACGAATGAAAATTGCGGCTCGGGGACGGGTGGGGTGAAATACGGGTGCGGGCGAGTGCCTGAATTGTTGCGGTGACGGCAAGTGTCCAAACATTGGAGCCCCCTTCCGCATTTCCTGACAGTGAATGGAGGGGGGTGAGCCAAGATGTTTGGAGTGTTTGGGTACTATACTCGGTGGGCTGTGGTGTTTCTGGTGATCTTTGTGCTGTTCTTCCTGCTCGTCCCGTGGGGCGGTTATGGGCCGGCGGCGGGTGGAGCCGCGGCCAGCGCGGCGGCGTACTGAAGACAGATGGACGGATGAAACAAAAGCCGAACCTGAATACTGCGGGCGGGGGAGAGTCCCCGTCTTTTTCGTTGTGAAGGTCAGAAGAGGGATTCAGGTCAAGGCTCGCACCCGGTCGACCACCAGTTGCAGATGACCCCTGCGGCGTTCCACCGTCCCGTGAACCCCAAGGGCGATGGCGTCAGGGCGAAATAAGTCTCCTCCTGAACGGCGATATTCTTTTTCAAACATCACAGCGTCCACTATCCCGGTTTCATCCTCCAAGCTAAAAAATACCACTGTTTTTCCCGAGGGAGTTGGCGGACGGTGGGGGCGGACCAAGATGCCCGCCGTCCACACCTCCTTCCCTTCAAAGGATTCCAAATCGACCACGGGCAAAAATCGCCGGGTCCGCAGGACCGGCCGGAAGAGTTCCATGAGGTGGCCGGACAATCCCACCTGAATCAATCGGTATTCGTGAAAGAGACGTTCTTTCAATGTGAAATCCCCGCTGTCTCCGGGGGGCGGAAGGATTTGTGTCCAATGGATATCAACTCCTGAAAGTTGCAAAAGATCATTTAGGTACCAAAGGAGTTGACGGCGATTCGGATAAAGGCGGTCAAAGGCTCCGGTCAGAATCAGATTTTCAAGCAAAGTTCGGGATGGATGGATTCGAAGGCAAAACTCCTCCGGAGAGGCGAAGGGACCGTGGCGTTCTCGATCCTCGATGATTCGCGCCACCTCCTCCCTCGGAAGGCCTTTGATGAGGTTCAGTCCCAGCCTGATGTTTCCCTTTTCTAAACGGCACCCAGTTTCACTGTTATTGACATCGGGGGGGAGGATCTCCACCCCCCTTCGATGGGCTTCCGAACATAGGACGTGGATGGGGTAATATCCCATCGGAAACTGATTCAACAGCCCGGCATAATAGGCCGCCGGATAATGCCGAGCCAGATAGGCCGTGCGGTAGGCGGTGGCCGCGAAGGCGGCGGCGTGAGCTTCGCAAAAACCGTAGGATGCGTATCCCTTGATGTAGTTGTAGATCTGCTCCGCCGTCTCTCGGGAGACCCCCCTGGCCATGGACTTTTCTAGAAAAAGTTCCCCGATTTCCTCCATTTCCCGGAGGGAGCGGTGGTGGCTCATCACCCGGCGGAGGCGGTCTGCTTCACCAGGAGTAAATCCAGCCACCGCTGTGACGATTTCGATCACTTGTTCCTGAAAAAGGATGACCCCGTACGTCTTGTCCAGAATGGGCTTTAGGGCGGGATGAATATAATGGAATTCCGCATTCCCCCTTCGCCGTTCCAAAAAGGGTTCTACCATATTGCCTTTGATCGGACCCGGGCGGATAAGCGCCACACTGGCGACCAAATCTTCGAGGTGATCCGGTTTGAGGCGAACCTGCAGGGCGCGCTGGGCGGGGCTCTCCAATTGAAATACGCCGATGGTCCGCCCTTCTCCAATGGCGGCGAACGTGTCCGGATCGTCCAGAGGGATATCTTCCGGATCGATCGGTTTTCCGTCGCGGTGGAGAAGCTGGACGGTATCCTCCACTGCGGATAGAGTTCGCAGAGAAAGAAGGTCCAGTTTCATCAAACCCACGTCTTCCACCGCTCGCTTGTCGAAGGGAGTGATGATGACCCCTTTGGCCGACCGTTGCAAAGAGGTGACGGTGGTCAAGGGGTCCCGGGAGATGACCAGTCCACCTAAATGGGTGCCGATATGTCTGGGGATATCGACGAGGGCGGACACCAGGTGGAATAGCTGCCAAACTTGCTTTTGTTCGATTCCCGCGTCTCGCAATTCTGGGAACCGTTCCAGTGCCGCTCCCAATTCCCCAGCCCGCACCATGTACGGAATTCGCTTGGCCAGACGATCGAGCAAGGGAGGGGGAAATCCCATTACCCGGCCCACTTCCCGAATGGCGGAACGGATTTGGAACGTCTGGTAGGTACACACGGCGGCCACGTGATCTTCGCCGTACCGGTTATACACATAAGCCGCCACTTCATCCCGGCGCCTGGCGTCGAAATCGACATCGATATCCGGTTTTTCCCCGCGCTCTAAACTGATAAATCGCTCGAACAATAACCCTCTCCCCGCGGCGTCCACATCGGTGATGCCGAGGCAATAGGCCACCGCCGAATCGGCGGCAGACCCTCTTCCGGCATAACGAATTCCTTTCTTGCGGGCGTACTGAACCACATCCCAAACCACCAAAAAATAATCGGCATACCCTAACGTTTCGATAATGGCAAGCTCATGTTCTAACCGCCTGCGAATCTCCGGTGTGAGAGACCCGTAACGACGAATCGCCCCTTCTTCGGTGAGGCGCCTCAGAATCGCCATGGGGGTATCCCCGGGACCGTGGGGAAAGGCCGGGTGGCGGGGGAGGGAAAGGTCCAGGGACACCTGGCATCGTTCTGCAATCTCCATCGCCCGGTGAAGAGCGTCGGGACGTCGCTTAAACCGCAGGGTCATCTCCTCGGGCGATAACAGATACGCCTTCCCATTCAACGGGCGCTCGGGGTGGGGAGACTCCAAGCCCGTTTGGTTTCGGATACAGGTGAGCACATCATAAATCGGAAATTGATCCGGGCTTGCGTAATGAATATCGTGAGTGGCGGTGACGCCGATGTCGAGGGTATCGGCCAGTTCACACAGCCGACCGGTTAAATGTTGGCTACCCGGGGTGAAGGAGTCTTGGATTTCAAGAAAAAAGCGATCTTTTCCGAGCCCGTCTCGAAGCCATTCGGCCATCTCCCGAGCTTTTTGGTTTTGTTTCTGCAGAAGCAGAGTGGGGATTCGCCCCCTTCGGTCACCGGAAAGGACGATCAGTCCTTCCCGGTGTTTAACCAGATCTTGGTACAAGGTCCGCGGTTCCCCGCGGGGGTGGGAAAGGTGGGCTTTCGTCAAAAGGGTGCAAAGTTCGGCGTATCCTTTCGCGTTCTCAGCGAGGACCGTGAGAACGGTACCGTCCTCCATGGTGATCTCCGATCCGGAAATCGGTCGAATGCCCACTCGTTCGGCTGCCCGGTGAAAGGGAACCAGTCCCGCCACCGTATCGCGATCGGTGAGGGCCATCGCCGAAATGCCCAGCTGGGAGGCGATATCTACCAATTCCTCCGGAGCAGAGGCGCCGTCGAGAAAAGAGAAGTAAGAATGGGCATGAAGATGGACCATGGCTGATTCCTTCTTTCAATCCCAGATTCGGTACAACCGCCACTCCTCTTTGTATCGTTTGAGGTCGAAGACCCCAAGATCCGCCGTCTGAACGCGGTAGATTCGATAGGGAGGCTCTCCCTTCCACCAGGCTCCGCTTTCTTCCCACTGATCGATAATTTCGAGGATCTGGTGGCTCTGTCCGCGGAACGAGAAAGAATCGGGCAGGCCTTTTTTCACCCGGACCGCAACGGGGTGGTCGATCAGCCGGCTCAAGAGGACAACTGGGAGCCTTTCATTGGATTTGGCGGACTCCCACACGCCTGTGAGCTGTTTTGCCAAGGATCCCACCAAGCTTGTCGTTGATTTCGCCAGGGAACGGAAAGTCCGAAACGAATCGAAGCGCGGGGGTACTTTTGCCCTAACTCGTCGATCAAAAATCGCCATGTTTGTTGCCGGAATTCGAGGGGAGGGTAGAACTCGTTCCCTCGTAAAAGCCAGCTTACCTGTTCCCCGCGAAGGGGATGAAGGTGTGTGGCGGTGAGTTGAACCCCGGAAATTCGGGTTATCTCGGGGTGCCGGCTTCGAAGGCGAATGTTTAATTCCCGAGCGGATCTCCGAATTCCTTCGGGATGAGCGAGAACTTCGGGGAACAAATGCTGTTCCCAGACCCGGTTTTCTTCATCGTCGGTCCACTGGACGGCGATTCCTTGGACTCCGACTTGTTCTCGTTCAAGTCGCTTTACTAATGCATCACACAGCAGATCTAATAAAGGCTCGGTCGACTCAGTCGGGACCGCCTCCCCAGCTGGGGCTACCCAGGTTTGTGACAAGGTTTTACCGGGGTCTCGGGGAACAAAAGAATCCCCGAGCTCTCCGGCAGCAAAGTGCTGCCAAGTAAGAGCTTCAGGGCCAAACCTCCTTTGTAGCAAAACGAGGGGGATCTTCGTCAACTGCTCTCCGGTGTGCACGCCGAGTCGTTCCATCTCCTCCTTTATCTGAGGTGGAATGTGCCGAAAGAACCGAAGGGGAAGGTGGCGGAAAAAGTCGGCGTCGTCTTCGACCAAAGCGCCGAATACCGGCGGCGCCGCCAGGCGAAAGGGCGGAGAAAACACCTTCGGCCCGTCCTCAATGATGCGCAGAGACACGGCCTCGGCCGTCGATTTGCGGCCGGCAAGGCCGCTGAACCCACTCCATCCCCGACCGGGGAGTCGATCCGTCAGCCGGGTGAACAACTCCCGCCACTGTTCACGGGGATGGTCTGAGAAAAAGGCGGCGTACCATTCCTGATCCGCGACGATTTCAAACCAGGGGGTCCATCCCCGAAGGATTCGTCGCATCTCACCGATCCATCGCCGGTGGCGATCCGGGTCGAACTCTGAAACCAGGGCATCCGGAGCCAGGCGAAGGGCTTCGATAACGGGTGTAGCCAGGGTGACTCCGAGGGACCCGGCTGCCGTGTTATAATCGACAATTCGACCGTCTCGCACGACCAGCACCGGACGGTTCCCGGCACTCCTTTCTTCGACCGCGTACAGCCCCACAAACGTCGCATGGATCATCCACCGTTTCTTCACCCCTTGTGCGGCGCGCCCATAGGCCGAGCCCGCCGCGGCCCCCTCTCTGTCGCATTGTGGTGTTCTTTATTATACCCGAGGGATCGAAGAAATGCAAACGTATGTTTGTCAGGCTTTTGATGGGCGGAGAGGGTGCTTGGGGTCCGAAGCGTCGACGGTTATCCCCCGGCTCGGTACAATGGAGGAGAGGTGAGCCCCATGATGATCCGCGACCCGATCCACGGCGATATTCATCTCAGTTCTTGGGCCACCCGGGTGATCGACACCCGGGCATTTCAACGATTGCGGGGGATCCGGCAACTGGGAACGGCCTACCTCGTGTACCCCGGATGTCACCACACCCGATTCGAGCACTCCCTTGGCACTTATTGGGTGGCGAAACAGATCATGAATCACCTTCGGGCGGCCGGTTCACCCGAACTCACCCAAGGGGATGCGGGACAACTGGAAGGGGTGGCTTTGGCGGCTTTGCTTCATGATGTGACCCACGTCCCCTTTGGTCACACCCTGGAGGATGAGTGGCGCCTGTTTCCTCGCCACGACACCGGTGCCCGGCTTCGCCACGTGTTCTCTGAAGAGATCGGCGAACTGTTGGACCGGATGGGTTTGCTGTCTTTTGTCCACAGGCTTCTGGATCCCCGCGAACCTTTTGAATGGCCGTGGGCGAGAGAGATCGTATCCGGGACGGTGGATGCGGACCTGTTCGATTACGTGCGCCGGGACGCGCGATTTGCCGGCCTTCGAATGGATTACGACGATCGGATCTTGTCCAATTTTATCATCACGGAGGGAAGGTTGGCCCTGAACTTGGTCAAAGGGGGCCGGGAACGGGCGGACGTGCGCTCTGAATTTTTCCATATGCTCCATATGCGGTATGTCCTCACAGAACGACTCTATTATCATCACGCGAAAATCGCTTCATCGGCCATGGTGGCCCGGATGGTGGAATGGGGGGCGGAAGGAGAAGGGATCACCGAGGAGCAGCTTTTGGGGTGGGGGGATGTGGAACTGTTGGAAGCTCTTCGGCGCATGGGCGCGAAGGACGGCCGGATCGGCCGCATGTTGGATCGCTTGGCGCGCCGGGGCCTTTTTAAACGGGGCGTAGAAGTGTATCCCGGCGACCTCTCCCCGGAGCAGAGGGTTCGGTGGGTTCAGGGCCTCCGGGATCCGGACACCCGCCGAAGACTGGAACGGTGGATCGCCCGGCGCTTGGGCTGTGGGGAAGACGAGGTGATTCTTTACTGCCAGGCGGAGACCTTCATGAAAGAGGTCAATGCCCGATGTCTGACGGCAAGCGGGGTGAAACCTTTGGGCGAGGCGGGGGTGAGCACCGAATTGGAGGTGCGCCTCTTGGAACAAAAATATCGGGATCTGTGGCGTTTGTATGTGTTGGTTCCACCCGAATGGAGGGAGCGGTGCCGGGAACACCGGGAGCCCATTGTGAAGGCGCTGGACGAGGCCGCCGAGGTGCCTTCCGGGAAATTAGGATGACTTGGGCAGGGTGGCTTGATAATCGTACACCATTCTCGACACGGTGGAAAGAACCTGGGCGGCGGTGTCCTGGTCGATGTCCCGGCTGAAGAGGCTGATCACGTACGGGCGCCCGGGCAGGAAGACGATCCCCACGTCGTGCCATTGATCGGTCCAGTTGCCGATTTTGTGCGCCACCGGGACGTTCGCGGGCAGCTTGGCCGGGATTCGATCGTTAAAATCCGTGTGTTCCAGGTCGTCGATCAAGGGCGCCGCCACAGTGGGATGTTTCTTGGCGAATTCAAATAATTTCACCGCATACAGGGCCATGTCGTCAGGAGTTGTCACGTTGTCGCCATCCACCACCTGTTTGCCGCCCAATTGGCGCATAAAGGCTTTGACGTTGTCGACCCCCAGGTCGTCCAGGAGAATATTCGTGGCCACGTTGTCACTCGCCACGATCGAGGCTTGGGACAGTTGTCGGATCGTGTACTCCGTTCCCACGGGGGTGGAGGCAATCCACCCTGTGCCATCTTCGTAATCGGACGCCTCATAGATGAGTTTGGTGTTGGGATCGACTTTACCTTGGGCGATCAACGTGTAAAGATAGAGATTCATAGGAAGCTTAAAGGTGCTGGCCGCGAAAAAAACGCGATTTCCGTCGATGTCGAGCTTCGCCCCCGAGTCCAGATCCACTACGACGACGCCATAAGCTCCGGGCTGTGACGTTACGTATCCGCTGATCGCCTGTTTCAGTGCTGTATAATCCGGCGGGGGAAGGTGGGCCGATGCGTCAGTTCCCCCAGCCCAGGTGGCGATGGCCCGCCCCAACTCCCATCCTGTCCACCCGAGAACCAAGGCGAGAACCGCGAGGGTCAACCGGCGGCGGCGGCGCCGTTTTCGCCGCGCCGCGGCTTTTTTTTGCTGGGTGAACCGGGATGGTCGCCCGGGATTGTACGGGGTGTACATGCAGCGGCCTCCTCACAGGTGTTCTTTTTGCGCTGAACTGGTATCATTGTAGCATGGAAAACAGACAGAGAGACAAGGAGGTGTGCTCCTCCGAGACGGTGAATTCCTTTTATTTGACGTACACGCTTATGGATGGATCGGTGGGCGCGGCCCGTTTTGAGACCGAAGAAGACCGGGATGGTTGCCACATTTCCCTCGATCTGTACCGGGTGAATCTCGGGCCGGTGGATGATGGCGTTTTTGCCAGGATGGTGCTTCGGCATCGGGGTCGCGTGTTGAAAAATGGCGAGGATAGGGGGCCGGACGGAGCCGATGGAGCGCGGTGACGGAAGGCGGTCGAATAAACCCGCGGGTGGAGGATGGATGTCTCATGATAAGCCAAGTTCGGGTTCTTCCGCCGGGCGCCGGGGATCTCGCCGCAGGCGCCCTCCGGGGCACGGGCGGGGGCGCCTTCCCGGAGAAGGGCCGAGGACCGGTGAACGGCACCATCGCCGTCCGGCGACCCTCCGCACGTCAGAGGATCTGGGCGGAGAGCTTCCCGGGGCGCTGGACCTTGTGTTTGGAACGGCGGTGGGGGAGTTCCAAGTCGGGCAAAAAGTGAAATACCTCGGGCATGTGCGGCGTCATCGTTATCGGGTGGGGATTGTGGAGCAGGTTTTCGGCAACGGGGAATACTTGATCAATATCCAGCACGAATTGATCTGGACCTACGGTTCATACCTTGAACCCACAGATGAGCCGGTTTTTTACAAGTAGCGCCGTTCAAAGCCCTGGAGGCGACCCGGTGGGCACAGTGTTTCCCGGGATTTCGGGGAGACGAAAAAATCGCCCAGACGGGCAGATGGATAGGAGGGTGTGTGGTGACCGAAGAACTGCGAATGTCGCTGGACCAGATCCGCCACGAGATGCCGGCGGCAAAGCGGTGGATTTACATGAATACGGGGACCACCGGTCCCCTCCCGGAGCGGGTAATGCGCGCCGTGGAGAAACAGACGGCGGCGGAAGTGGATCGGGGTCGGATCGATCCAGATCTCCACCAGCGTGTCTCGGAGCTGAAAGAAACCCTTCGCCGGGCCTGGGCAGAATTGACAGGAGCAACGACCGCCTCCATTGCCTTGACCCAGAACACCACAGAGGGGATCGGGCTGGCCTTGGCGGGGCTCGATTGGCAGGCGGGTGACGAAGTGGTCACTACAAACCTCGAGCACTCCGGCGTCATCATGCCCCTTTATCTCCTCGCTTCTCGCAAAGGGGTCGAGATCCGGTTCATCGACCTCGGGATCGGCGAGAAGAACATGATTGCGGCGCTGGAAGAGGCGGTGACCGCGAGGACTCGAATGATCGTTTTTTCCCATGTCTCCTATCAAACCGGGGCCGTGTTGCCAATGGAGCACGTGGCTTCCTGGGCAAGGGAGCGGGGGTTGTGGACACTGGTGGATGGTGCCCAGGGCGTCGGTGCTCTCCCCTTGAATCTCAAACAAACGGGCGTGGATTTTTACGCCATGCCGGGACAAAAATGGCTGTGCGGCCCGGAGGGATGCGGCGCCCTGTATATTGCCGAAGACCGGTTGGACCAAGTCCGGCCGACTTTGGTGGGATGGGCCGGACTCAAACAGATGGGACCTTGGCCCGAGGTGGTCCTTCATCAAGACGCGCGAAAATTCGAAGTGGCATCGTTCTCGGCGCCACTCTTTGCTGGAATGCTGGAGAGTCTGCGATTCGGCGAAGAGGTGGGGTGGCCGGGGATCTACCGCCGAACCCATCGATTGGCCGAGAGGTTTCGATCATTGCTCGGCGAAGTTCCCGGCGTTCAGGTGGTCACACCGGACAACCATGCGGGACTGGTGAGTTTTGAGGTGCGGGGGCGGAAGCCTGAAGAAGTGCTGGAAGGACTGCGATCCCGAGGCATCCTGATGCGGACCATTCCCAGAACTCCGTGGGTGCGAGC is from Kyrpidia tusciae DSM 2912 and encodes:
- a CDS encoding Y-family DNA polymerase, with translation MIHATFVGLYAVEERSAGNRPVLVVRDGRIVDYNTAAGSLGVTLATPVIEALRLAPDALVSEFDPDRHRRWIGEMRRILRGWTPWFEIVADQEWYAAFFSDHPREQWRELFTRLTDRLPGRGWSGFSGLAGRKSTAEAVSLRIIEDGPKVFSPPFRLAAPPVFGALVEDDADFFRHLPLRFFRHIPPQIKEEMERLGVHTGEQLTKIPLVLLQRRFGPEALTWQHFAAGELGDSFVPRDPGKTLSQTWVAPAGEAVPTESTEPLLDLLCDALVKRLEREQVGVQGIAVQWTDDEENRVWEQHLFPEVLAHPEGIRRSARELNIRLRSRHPEITRISGVQLTATHLHPLRGEQVSWLLRGNEFYPPLEFRQQTWRFLIDELGQKYPRASIRFGLSVPWRNQRQAWWDPWQNSSQACGSPPNPMKGSQLSS
- a CDS encoding HD domain-containing protein, with the protein product MMIRDPIHGDIHLSSWATRVIDTRAFQRLRGIRQLGTAYLVYPGCHHTRFEHSLGTYWVAKQIMNHLRAAGSPELTQGDAGQLEGVALAALLHDVTHVPFGHTLEDEWRLFPRHDTGARLRHVFSEEIGELLDRMGLLSFVHRLLDPREPFEWPWAREIVSGTVDADLFDYVRRDARFAGLRMDYDDRILSNFIITEGRLALNLVKGGRERADVRSEFFHMLHMRYVLTERLYYHHAKIASSAMVARMVEWGAEGEGITEEQLLGWGDVELLEALRRMGAKDGRIGRMLDRLARRGLFKRGVEVYPGDLSPEQRVRWVQGLRDPDTRRRLERWIARRLGCGEDEVILYCQAETFMKEVNARCLTASGVKPLGEAGVSTELEVRLLEQKYRDLWRLYVLVPPEWRERCREHREPIVKALDEAAEVPSGKLG
- a CDS encoding serine hydrolase, which translates into the protein MYTPYNPGRPSRFTQQKKAAARRKRRRRRRLTLAVLALVLGWTGWELGRAIATWAGGTDASAHLPPPDYTALKQAISGYVTSQPGAYGVVVVDLDSGAKLDIDGNRVFFAASTFKLPMNLYLYTLIAQGKVDPNTKLIYEASDYEDGTGWIASTPVGTEYTIRQLSQASIVASDNVATNILLDDLGVDNVKAFMRQLGGKQVVDGDNVTTPDDMALYAVKLFEFAKKHPTVAAPLIDDLEHTDFNDRIPAKLPANVPVAHKIGNWTDQWHDVGIVFLPGRPYVISLFSRDIDQDTAAQVLSTVSRMVYDYQATLPKSS
- a CDS encoding aminotransferase class V-fold PLP-dependent enzyme — protein: MTEELRMSLDQIRHEMPAAKRWIYMNTGTTGPLPERVMRAVEKQTAAEVDRGRIDPDLHQRVSELKETLRRAWAELTGATTASIALTQNTTEGIGLALAGLDWQAGDEVVTTNLEHSGVIMPLYLLASRKGVEIRFIDLGIGEKNMIAALEEAVTARTRMIVFSHVSYQTGAVLPMEHVASWARERGLWTLVDGAQGVGALPLNLKQTGVDFYAMPGQKWLCGPEGCGALYIAEDRLDQVRPTLVGWAGLKQMGPWPEVVLHQDARKFEVASFSAPLFAGMLESLRFGEEVGWPGIYRRTHRLAERFRSLLGEVPGVQVVTPDNHAGLVSFEVRGRKPEEVLEGLRSRGILMRTIPRTPWVRASLGFFNSEEDVDRAVEGVAERP